The Clostridium sp. AWRP genome has a window encoding:
- a CDS encoding arsenate reductase family protein codes for MNIQIFGVKKCFDTKKAERYFKERRIKYQFIDLNIKEISKRELQSLKAAVGIDNLINNKAKEYDKLNIGLIRSSDIKEEILLKNPKLYKTPIVRNGKQATVGYEPSIWNKWE; via the coding sequence ATGAATATTCAAATATTTGGAGTGAAAAAGTGTTTTGATACAAAGAAAGCTGAACGTTACTTTAAGGAAAGAAGAATTAAATATCAGTTTATAGATTTAAATATTAAAGAAATAAGTAAAAGGGAATTACAGAGTTTAAAGGCAGCAGTAGGCATTGATAATTTGATAAATAATAAGGCAAAAGAATATGATAAATTAAATATTGGACTGATAAGGAGCAGTGATATAAAAGAAGAGATACTTTTAAAGAATCCAAAGCTTTATAAAACTCCAATTGTTAGAAATGGGAAACAAGCTACAGTTGGATATGAGCCTTCAATTTGGAATAAATGGGAGTGA
- a CDS encoding XRE family transcriptional regulator, with translation MNLNNIIASNLKKLRSDKKLSLSNLSELSGVSKVMIGQIERGQSNPTINTIWKLANGLKVPYTALIDEPKSKTTLVKKEDTINQCSEDGKYRVYCHFSTQNERNFELFRVELDTASSYTSNSHGEDEYEYILVFDGKLTLETDNKTYVLSPGDSISFDASKTHTYINNSKEMIRMAILNYYPMNLKYYLP, from the coding sequence ATGAATTTAAATAATATAATTGCTTCAAATCTCAAGAAACTTAGAAGTGATAAAAAGCTCAGCTTAAGCAATCTTTCTGAACTCTCAGGTGTTAGCAAGGTTATGATAGGTCAAATAGAAAGAGGTCAATCAAACCCAACTATAAACACAATATGGAAACTGGCAAATGGGCTTAAAGTTCCCTATACAGCACTTATAGATGAACCTAAAAGTAAAACTACTTTAGTAAAAAAAGAGGATACTATAAATCAATGCAGTGAAGATGGAAAATACAGAGTTTACTGCCACTTTTCTACTCAAAATGAAAGAAATTTTGAATTGTTTAGGGTTGAATTAGATACAGCAAGTTCATATACTTCAAATTCTCACGGTGAGGATGAGTATGAGTACATTCTGGTTTTTGATGGAAAGCTTACTCTTGAAACAGACAATAAAACCTATGTTTTAAGTCCAGGAGATTCGATTTCATTTGATGCCTCTAAAACCCATACATATATAAATAATTCAAAGGAAATGATTAGAATGGCCATTTTAAACTATTACCCAATGAATCTTAAATACTATTTGCCATAA
- a CDS encoding methyl-accepting chemotaxis protein, producing the protein MSIKRKIPLLVAIIVTILMTLTTIFIDNKSSSLIETKTEREIEEICNHSAQTISAIIEKEKLGIRIFSEKNVVVNLLKTNKDSSNIDDLNKQKQDMNLTLQNYVKENKNIEHIFLVDTNGNIIADSDKNYLGKNLNDRSYNKPSLEGKASVSEVMMSKVTKNPIIVVTNPVVGNGEILGYVGTAVYGSSFSKYLAGSKVSNFSSSYGFLLDYKGNTIYHPTKSKIGKPVETPQIKAVADKLNKGENVKEDILTYNFENVDKIAGYKVIPETNWIIVVTSDKVEVLKDVKYMRNIIILIAIIASILAIAAGYMFSTRITNPITKIVNLINKTANLDLNQVKDLDELCKYNDEIGTMANSIENMRKALKTMVKDMKMSSDTINSNAVLVEKLTGDLKVNLEGASAESQNLSAGMEENAASVEEVSASSDEIGNAVNSMTQKSVEGLNKANSIENRAEKLKRAAVESNEKANEIYSSVKDNLERAIENSKAIEKIKLLSTDIISITDQTGLLALNASIEAARAGEAGKGFSVVADEVRQLSEESAKTAGNIQNVVNEVTETVKNLSSNSVKLLEFINQIVLKDYDKLVETGEEYSQDAKTVNNFMNDFSSLSEKLSSSISEINNAMGEVANTVTDGAKGVTEIAGKITNIDEKLGTVKTTTENNKQSADKLQEIISQFKF; encoded by the coding sequence ATGTCAATAAAAAGAAAAATTCCACTTTTAGTAGCAATAATTGTTACTATTTTAATGACTTTAACTACTATATTTATTGATAATAAGTCTAGCAGCTTAATAGAAACTAAAACGGAAAGAGAAATAGAAGAAATATGTAATCATTCAGCTCAAACTATAAGTGCAATAATTGAAAAAGAAAAGTTGGGGATTAGAATATTTTCAGAAAAAAATGTGGTTGTAAATTTACTTAAGACAAATAAGGATTCTAGTAATATTGATGATTTAAATAAGCAAAAACAAGATATGAATTTAACTTTACAAAACTATGTTAAAGAGAATAAAAATATTGAACACATATTTTTGGTTGACACAAATGGAAATATAATTGCAGACAGTGATAAGAACTATCTTGGCAAAAACTTAAATGACAGATCCTATAATAAACCTAGTTTGGAAGGTAAAGCTTCAGTAAGTGAAGTTATGATGTCGAAAGTAACTAAAAATCCAATAATAGTGGTTACGAATCCTGTAGTAGGAAATGGTGAGATTTTAGGATATGTGGGTACAGCAGTATATGGAAGCAGTTTTTCAAAGTATCTAGCTGGTTCTAAAGTAAGTAATTTTTCATCTAGTTATGGATTTTTATTAGATTATAAAGGCAATACTATTTACCATCCAACTAAGAGCAAAATAGGTAAACCAGTTGAAACGCCTCAAATAAAAGCTGTAGCTGATAAATTAAATAAGGGTGAAAATGTAAAAGAGGATATTCTTACATACAATTTTGAAAATGTAGATAAAATAGCAGGATATAAGGTTATACCTGAAACAAATTGGATTATAGTAGTAACTTCTGATAAAGTAGAAGTGTTAAAAGATGTTAAATATATGAGAAATATTATAATACTTATAGCAATAATAGCGTCAATTTTAGCTATAGCAGCAGGATATATGTTTTCAACGAGGATTACCAATCCTATTACTAAAATAGTTAATCTTATAAATAAAACAGCAAATTTAGATTTAAATCAAGTAAAAGATCTTGACGAACTGTGTAAATATAATGATGAAATAGGGACAATGGCTAATTCTATAGAAAATATGAGAAAAGCATTAAAAACAATGGTTAAAGACATGAAAATGTCTTCGGATACAATAAATTCAAATGCTGTGTTAGTGGAAAAATTAACTGGTGATTTAAAGGTTAATTTAGAAGGTGCATCAGCAGAAAGTCAAAATCTTTCAGCTGGTATGGAAGAAAATGCAGCTTCGGTAGAGGAAGTCTCAGCTTCATCTGATGAAATTGGAAATGCTGTAAATTCCATGACCCAAAAATCTGTAGAGGGTTTAAATAAAGCTAACAGCATTGAAAATAGAGCAGAAAAATTAAAAAGAGCTGCAGTTGAGTCAAATGAAAAGGCCAATGAAATATATTCTTCTGTAAAAGATAATCTTGAAAGAGCTATTGAAAATTCTAAGGCTATTGAAAAAATAAAGCTGTTGTCTACGGACATAATTTCTATTACTGATCAAACAGGCTTGCTTGCTCTCAATGCTTCAATAGAAGCAGCTAGAGCTGGTGAAGCAGGAAAGGGATTTTCTGTTGTAGCTGATGAAGTCAGACAATTGTCAGAGGAATCTGCAAAAACAGCTGGAAACATTCAAAATGTAGTTAATGAGGTTACAGAAACAGTAAAGAATTTATCAAGTAATTCAGTAAAGCTTCTTGAATTTATAAATCAAATTGTTTTAAAAGACTATGATAAGTTAGTTGAGACAGGTGAAGAGTATAGTCAAGATGCTAAAACAGTAAACAATTTTATGAACGATTTTAGTAGTTTATCAGAAAAATTGAGTTCATCAATTAGTGAAATAAACAATGCTATGGGTGAAGTGGCAAATACTGTGACTGATGGGGCAAAAGGTGTTACTGAAATTGCTGGTAAAATAACTAATATAGATGAAAAGTTGGGTACGGTAAAGACGACCACTGAAAACAATAAACAAAGTGCTGATAAGTTGCAAGAAATTATATCTCAATTTAAATTTTAA
- a CDS encoding HAMP domain-containing sensor histidine kinase has product MKIISKIKTNWTLTTKFLVTLIFIVIIELFINLIVWNKVIVYTNENLTSLSPERITLNFYEYIDFKNGVPFIKEDGKNKILKNNAWVQIIDENFKEVYSFNKPKAVPTKYSPIEYTHIYKYDIANSSVFVSEKKYNNRSFAYMIGFPLNRVAKHTLTFNPSALKSFFWNGVILLLCINILAAIIIAYFLFGKRMAKPLQNIISGINNLAKGNYEINYPEKGVYKSVFSNLNNLSKTLKENKIKREDLEKMRNTWISSISHDVKTPLSSIKGYAEIMKEPDYTFSEDEIHEYSEIIYNKSSYIQSLVEDLNLTYKLKNKAVPLKKEEVNVTSLLQNIIVGILNHPMYSNRNVNFYPENQKIKALIDKKFFKRALSNLIFNAITHNKEDVQVDISIYEKDKIHIVIKDNGKGIPKKDLNYIFERYYRGTNTSASTEGSGLGMAISKQIIDAHGGCIHIESTLGEGTIITIIF; this is encoded by the coding sequence ATGAAAATTATAAGTAAAATTAAAACCAACTGGACCCTGACTACAAAATTTCTAGTAACATTAATATTTATAGTCATAATTGAGTTATTCATAAATTTAATTGTTTGGAATAAGGTAATTGTATATACTAATGAAAATTTAACTAGCTTATCCCCTGAAAGGATTACCTTAAACTTTTATGAATACATAGACTTTAAAAATGGAGTGCCATTTATAAAAGAAGATGGTAAAAACAAAATTTTAAAAAATAATGCGTGGGTTCAAATAATAGATGAAAATTTTAAAGAAGTGTATTCTTTTAATAAACCAAAAGCAGTCCCTACTAAATACTCCCCAATAGAATATACCCATATTTATAAATATGACATAGCAAACTCCTCCGTATTTGTAAGTGAAAAGAAATACAATAACAGAAGTTTTGCCTACATGATAGGTTTTCCACTTAATCGTGTGGCAAAACATACTCTTACATTTAATCCTTCTGCCTTAAAAAGTTTCTTTTGGAATGGTGTTATTTTGTTACTGTGCATAAATATACTGGCAGCAATAATTATAGCTTATTTTCTATTTGGGAAGAGAATGGCTAAACCACTTCAGAACATAATAAGCGGCATAAATAATCTTGCGAAAGGCAATTATGAAATAAATTATCCAGAAAAAGGTGTTTATAAAAGTGTCTTTTCTAACTTAAATAATTTAAGCAAAACACTTAAAGAAAACAAAATAAAAAGAGAAGATCTTGAAAAAATGAGAAACACTTGGATTTCTTCTATATCCCACGATGTTAAGACGCCCCTATCTTCTATAAAAGGATATGCTGAAATAATGAAGGAACCGGATTATACTTTTTCTGAAGACGAAATTCACGAGTATTCAGAAATAATCTACAATAAATCCTCCTATATTCAATCATTGGTGGAAGATTTAAATTTAACCTATAAGTTAAAAAATAAAGCTGTTCCTCTAAAAAAAGAAGAGGTAAATGTAACCTCTCTTTTGCAAAATATAATTGTAGGAATTCTAAATCATCCAATGTACTCAAATAGGAATGTGAATTTTTATCCCGAAAATCAAAAAATAAAAGCCCTCATCGATAAAAAATTTTTTAAAAGAGCCCTTAGTAATTTAATTTTTAACGCTATAACTCACAATAAGGAGGATGTCCAAGTTGATATTTCAATTTATGAAAAAGATAAAATTCATATTGTAATAAAAGATAATGGAAAAGGCATACCTAAAAAGGATTTAAACTACATCTTCGAGAGATATTATAGAGGGACAAATACCAGTGCTTCAACAGAAGGTTCAGGCCTTGGTATGGCAATATCCAAACAAATAATAGATGCCCATGGAGGATGTATACATATAGAAAGCACTTTAGGGGAAGGTACAATCATAACCATAATTTTTTAG
- a CDS encoding AI-2E family transporter, protein MKIDKKLLKYCIYAGATVILIYIGIVFLNNVGNIFALLWDLLKKTINLAKPFFMALVIVYLLKPGVESIEKFLEKKKILKKASHRRVVGIIGVYTLVVAIFAVVVSGIYVMIGGKLSHNASIANMASYLNEYLNNPTLSVSSVSEKLKSLNISIPTSLNDKIAQIVSYVQSYFSASIGAMTNSIVAIVSNIALFFIAVVLSIYLIQDSEYFVGLWNKIFNLVFGKSKTGIKLKEILHVMDITFYKYIRGQLLEASIVGVLSAIVLYFIGIDYALVIGIIAGICNMIPYIGPVVGTVLAVVMALLSGQPITALWAIIGMLAVQQVDNNLLAPKIVGDSVGLHPVFTMIAILVGGNVGGLIGMLVAVPTVASLKILLGKWYDSHMEKIAS, encoded by the coding sequence ATGAAAATAGATAAAAAATTACTAAAATATTGTATATATGCAGGAGCAACAGTGATTCTAATTTATATTGGTATAGTATTTTTAAATAATGTAGGTAATATATTTGCTCTGTTGTGGGATCTATTAAAAAAAACCATTAACCTTGCAAAACCTTTTTTTATGGCACTAGTAATTGTGTACTTATTGAAGCCAGGAGTGGAAAGCATTGAAAAGTTCTTAGAAAAGAAAAAGATACTAAAGAAAGCATCACACAGAAGAGTAGTGGGAATTATAGGAGTGTATACATTAGTAGTAGCTATTTTTGCAGTTGTTGTAAGTGGAATATATGTTATGATTGGTGGAAAACTCTCTCACAATGCAAGTATAGCAAATATGGCATCATATTTAAATGAATATTTAAATAACCCAACATTGTCAGTTAGTTCTGTTAGTGAAAAATTAAAAAGCTTAAATATTTCAATACCTACAAGTTTAAATGATAAGATTGCTCAAATAGTAAGTTATGTGCAATCTTACTTTTCAGCAAGTATAGGAGCAATGACAAATTCTATTGTAGCTATAGTAAGCAATATAGCTTTATTTTTTATAGCTGTAGTATTAAGTATTTATTTAATACAAGATTCCGAGTATTTCGTAGGGTTATGGAATAAAATCTTTAACCTTGTATTTGGGAAAAGTAAAACAGGGATCAAATTAAAAGAAATATTACATGTTATGGATATTACATTTTATAAATATATAAGAGGACAATTGCTAGAGGCATCTATAGTGGGAGTTTTATCAGCTATTGTACTGTATTTTATTGGAATAGACTATGCTTTGGTTATAGGAATTATTGCAGGTATTTGTAATATGATACCATATATAGGACCTGTTGTTGGAACTGTTTTGGCAGTAGTGATGGCGCTGCTAAGTGGACAACCTATCACAGCATTGTGGGCAATTATTGGAATGCTTGCAGTTCAGCAGGTGGATAATAACTTATTGGCACCTAAAATTGTAGGAGATAGTGTAGGATTGCATCCTGTATTTACTATGATTGCGATACTTGTAGGTGGAAATGTGGGAGGACTTATAGGAATGCTTGTAGCTGTACCTACTGTTGCTTCACTAAAAATACTATTGGGTAAATGGTATGATTCTCATATGGAGAAGATTGCGTCTTGA
- a CDS encoding response regulator transcription factor: protein MYDNILDRKILLIDDEVELLKLLETVLKKEGFRRIFKAENGTEGINLCKSEKPDIVVLDIMMPDMDGFEVCKNIRNFSFVPVIFLSAKSDDVDKILALGLGADDYVTKPFSPKEVAFRIKAHLRRNIYIKNEMSMKKEKISFGDIVIDLEKGEVLKADKNIVLTPKEYHLLCYMAQNGNQILTKQMICDEVWNDSYEGYDNTIMVHIRKLRQKLEDNPSSPKYIVTAKGLGYKLIISK, encoded by the coding sequence ATGTACGATAATATTCTAGATAGGAAAATACTTTTAATAGATGATGAAGTGGAGCTGTTAAAGCTCCTGGAAACAGTGCTTAAAAAAGAAGGGTTTAGGCGAATATTTAAGGCCGAAAATGGCACAGAGGGTATAAATTTATGTAAATCTGAAAAACCTGACATAGTAGTTTTGGACATAATGATGCCGGATATGGACGGATTTGAGGTATGCAAAAATATAAGAAACTTTTCTTTTGTTCCAGTCATCTTCTTATCTGCAAAATCTGATGATGTAGATAAAATACTTGCCCTTGGTCTAGGTGCAGATGACTATGTAACTAAGCCCTTTAGCCCTAAGGAAGTTGCCTTTAGAATTAAAGCTCATTTGAGAAGAAACATATATATTAAAAATGAAATGTCCATGAAAAAGGAAAAGATAAGTTTTGGAGATATAGTAATTGACCTAGAAAAGGGAGAAGTATTAAAGGCCGACAAAAATATAGTGCTCACTCCAAAGGAATACCATCTTTTATGTTATATGGCTCAAAACGGCAATCAAATACTAACCAAGCAAATGATATGCGATGAAGTTTGGAATGACAGCTATGAGGGATATGACAACACAATAATGGTTCATATTAGGAAGCTAAGACAAAAGCTAGAAGATAACCCTTCCAGTCCAAAATACATAGTCACTGCTAAAGGACTGGGATACAAGCTTATTATTTCTAAATAA
- a CDS encoding AzlD domain-containing protein — translation MNMYIWYIIIGGCIVTILPRTLPIMLISRININDRTAEFLKYIPISILTALVVSSLFILNNKFCVDISTVLASIITAVAAVKKNNLLLTVIVGVISIAVLRMIF, via the coding sequence ATGAATATGTATATCTGGTATATAATTATAGGGGGCTGTATAGTAACAATACTTCCTAGGACACTTCCTATAATGTTGATTTCAAGAATTAATATAAATGATAGGACAGCTGAATTTTTAAAATATATTCCTATTTCTATTTTGACAGCTCTTGTAGTGTCATCACTGTTTATTTTAAATAATAAATTTTGTGTAGATATATCTACTGTACTTGCATCAATTATAACTGCAGTAGCAGCTGTTAAAAAGAACAATCTGCTTTTAACTGTAATAGTAGGAGTAATATCTATAGCAGTGTTAAGAATGATATTTTAA
- a CDS encoding AzlC family ABC transporter permease, which yields MAEQNTTYSNKNSFINGAIDCIPTLFGYLSIGFACGVVSKSCGMTILETVAMSTFIYAGSSQFAAAGMILSSVSVPGVVLTVFLVNLRHLLMSASIAPYFSKNSLFKNFTVGALLTDETFALASSKANSEDKIDYKWMMGINFTAYINWIFATFIGACFSSLIYDYKKFGLDFALPAMFIGLLIFSVKENSNLRKSCVIIISSAVILLGSIKFLSAHTGIMIAAILGVIIGGVIRK from the coding sequence ATGGCTGAACAAAATACAACTTACTCAAACAAGAATTCTTTTATAAATGGGGCAATAGATTGCATTCCAACTTTGTTTGGATATTTAAGTATAGGATTTGCCTGTGGGGTAGTGAGTAAATCCTGCGGCATGACTATTTTAGAAACAGTGGCTATGAGTACTTTCATATATGCAGGTTCATCTCAATTTGCTGCTGCAGGAATGATACTGTCATCGGTATCAGTTCCAGGTGTAGTCTTGACTGTGTTTTTAGTAAATTTAAGACATCTTTTGATGAGTGCATCTATAGCACCTTATTTTAGTAAAAACTCACTTTTTAAAAATTTTACAGTAGGGGCGCTTTTAACGGATGAAACTTTTGCACTTGCTTCATCAAAGGCAAATAGTGAAGATAAAATAGATTATAAGTGGATGATGGGAATAAACTTTACAGCCTATATAAACTGGATCTTTGCAACTTTTATCGGGGCATGCTTTAGCAGCTTGATATATGATTATAAAAAATTTGGACTTGATTTTGCACTTCCAGCTATGTTCATAGGTTTATTGATTTTTAGTGTAAAGGAAAATTCTAATTTAAGAAAATCCTGTGTAATTATAATTTCCTCTGCTGTAATTTTACTTGGTTCTATTAAATTTTTATCTGCACACACGGGAATTATGATTGCAGCCATACTTGGAGTAATCATAGGGGGTGTAATAAGAAAATGA
- a CDS encoding alanyl-tRNA editing protein — translation MTELLFQKDSYLKEFKCSIVSVDEEQNAVILDKTAFYIGGGGQPCDTGTLENGQSLYTVKKVKKIGNNIYHYIDGELPEVNEGCIGKIDWEHRYKLMRTHTAMHILCGVVWRDYKAQVTGGDMDCLSARMDFEFENFDKELINEIQEKINKEVEAKRNIKVNILKREEAFKIPDLIRTKINLLPKGINEIRTVEIEGLDLQADGGTHVRNTSEVGKIKIVKFKSKGKINKRIYVEIED, via the coding sequence ATGACTGAATTATTATTTCAAAAAGATAGTTATTTAAAGGAGTTCAAATGCAGCATTGTTAGTGTAGATGAGGAGCAAAACGCTGTAATTTTGGATAAAACAGCTTTTTACATAGGAGGAGGTGGCCAACCTTGTGATACTGGAACACTTGAGAACGGCCAAAGTTTGTATACTGTGAAGAAAGTTAAAAAGATAGGCAATAATATATATCATTATATTGATGGAGAGTTACCTGAAGTTAATGAAGGTTGTATTGGAAAAATAGATTGGGAACATAGGTATAAATTGATGAGAACTCATACTGCAATGCATATTTTGTGTGGTGTTGTGTGGAGAGACTATAAAGCACAGGTTACTGGTGGAGATATGGATTGCCTAAGTGCAAGAATGGACTTTGAATTTGAAAACTTTGATAAGGAATTGATAAATGAAATTCAAGAGAAAATCAATAAGGAAGTAGAAGCTAAGAGAAACATCAAGGTAAATATTCTTAAAAGAGAAGAAGCATTTAAAATTCCAGATTTAATAAGAACAAAAATAAATCTTCTTCCCAAAGGAATTAATGAGATAAGAACAGTTGAAATTGAAGGACTTGATCTTCAAGCAGATGGAGGAACACATGTAAGAAATACTTCTGAAGTAGGAAAAATTAAGATAGTAAAGTTTAAGAGCAAGGGAAAAATCAATAAAAGAATATATGTTGAAATAGAAGATTAG
- a CDS encoding helix-turn-helix transcriptional regulator, whose protein sequence is MDKLQIGEVIFKFRKEKGITQDQLGGFIGVSTAAVSKWESGNSYPDITLLPVLASFFNVSMDELLNYKVEISEKEVMEIFKKCEVLFSSDRVDEGIDKSMEYISKYESSYYLKYMIGCLFNMYSWKKGEEKIENIMLKNSVELLENVVQNCDYTKLVEQSLFQLGGIYSSIGENDKGIEALNKIHKNQFNVDFMLANIYLSKNRMKEARKILQSQLWKNIFGISFTCLALAKSYIKDKNSDVIDKYCNLAVSVKKLFSPECDKVIGMHVEYMNFAQIYLQFGENKKAVEMLHKWIQYIKNNDINAPKDFSSSWCFNELSEGERAFTLDLYENMMKVLEDPVFDPIRKSNDFKAILKDLKEIRKLR, encoded by the coding sequence ATGGATAAATTGCAGATAGGTGAAGTAATATTTAAATTTAGAAAAGAAAAGGGAATTACACAGGATCAATTAGGAGGATTTATTGGAGTATCCACAGCAGCAGTGTCAAAGTGGGAAAGTGGCAATTCCTATCCAGATATAACTCTTCTTCCTGTACTTGCATCATTTTTTAACGTTTCTATGGATGAACTTTTGAATTATAAAGTTGAGATTTCTGAAAAAGAAGTTATGGAGATATTTAAAAAATGTGAAGTACTGTTTAGTAGTGATAGGGTTGACGAAGGAATTGATAAATCCATGGAATACATATCAAAATATGAATCAAGTTACTATTTGAAATATATGATTGGATGTCTGTTTAATATGTATTCATGGAAAAAGGGAGAAGAAAAAATAGAAAATATAATGCTTAAAAATTCTGTTGAATTGCTTGAAAATGTAGTGCAAAATTGTGATTATACAAAATTAGTTGAACAATCACTATTTCAGCTTGGTGGTATTTATTCTTCCATTGGAGAAAATGACAAGGGAATAGAAGCTTTAAATAAAATTCATAAAAATCAATTTAATGTTGATTTTATGCTTGCAAACATATACTTAAGCAAAAATAGGATGAAAGAAGCGAGAAAGATACTTCAAAGTCAGCTGTGGAAAAATATATTTGGAATTAGTTTTACCTGTTTAGCATTGGCTAAATCTTATATTAAAGATAAAAACTCAGATGTTATAGATAAATATTGCAATTTGGCTGTAAGTGTTAAAAAGTTATTTTCTCCAGAATGTGATAAAGTTATTGGTATGCATGTAGAATATATGAATTTTGCACAAATTTACCTTCAGTTTGGTGAAAATAAAAAGGCTGTAGAAATGCTGCACAAGTGGATACAATACATTAAAAATAATGATATAAATGCACCTAAAGATTTTTCATCTAGCTGGTGTTTCAACGAACTTTCAGAAGGAGAACGTGCCTTTACTTTGGATTTGTATGAAAATATGATGAAGGTGTTAGAAGATCCGGTATTTGACCCTATTAGGAAAAGTAATGATTTTAAGGCTATTTTAAAAGATTTGAAGGAAATTAGAAAACTTAGATAG
- the amrS gene encoding AmmeMemoRadiSam system radical SAM enzyme yields the protein MLHEGLFYEKQNDSVKCMLCPHNCIIGDKKQGRCSVRTNENGVLQSINYGEITSMAVDPIEKKPLYHFKPGRNILSVGSFGCNFSCSFCQNYTIAQYRPKSQYVPPEELIEACLNIKDNVGIAFTYNEPSIWYEYVYETSKKLKESHPKFSIVLVTNGYIEVEPLQKLLPYVDAMNIDLKSFNPKYYEKVCGGDVESVLKIISESVKKTHVEVTTLLVNNLNDSALEVESIASYLGNLNRDIPLHLSRYFPTYKMDRPATDIDVMVQSRKIAKKYLNYVYLGNVQGVDSSTYCPKCRELLVERSGYFTEVRMDSNKCPKCGYPINIVF from the coding sequence TTGTTACATGAAGGACTGTTCTATGAAAAACAGAATGATAGTGTAAAATGTATGTTATGTCCCCATAACTGCATTATAGGTGATAAAAAGCAGGGAAGATGTTCTGTTAGAACTAATGAAAATGGTGTACTTCAATCTATAAATTATGGTGAAATAACATCCATGGCAGTTGATCCGATAGAAAAAAAGCCCCTCTATCATTTTAAACCAGGCAGGAACATTCTGTCTGTAGGAAGTTTTGGATGTAATTTTTCCTGCAGCTTTTGCCAAAATTATACCATAGCTCAGTATAGGCCTAAAAGTCAGTATGTGCCTCCTGAAGAATTAATAGAAGCATGTTTGAACATAAAAGATAATGTTGGAATAGCTTTTACTTATAATGAGCCTAGTATATGGTATGAATATGTATATGAAACCTCGAAAAAGCTGAAAGAAAGTCATCCGAAATTTAGTATAGTACTTGTTACAAATGGATATATTGAAGTAGAACCACTTCAAAAGCTTTTACCTTATGTAGATGCCATGAATATAGATTTAAAGTCATTTAATCCAAAATACTATGAAAAGGTATGTGGAGGAGATGTTGAATCCGTACTTAAAATTATAAGTGAATCAGTCAAGAAGACTCATGTAGAGGTAACCACACTGCTTGTAAATAACTTAAATGATTCTGCTTTGGAAGTGGAAAGTATTGCTTCCTATCTTGGAAATTTAAATAGAGACATTCCACTTCATCTGTCAAGATATTTTCCAACTTATAAGATGGATAGACCAGCTACAGATATAGATGTAATGGTACAATCAAGAAAAATTGCAAAAAAATATTTAAATTACGTCTACCTTGGAAATGTTCAAGGTGTTGACAGTTCTACATATTGCCCTAAATGCAGAGAGCTTTTAGTAGAGAGAAGTGGGTATTTTACTGAGGTTCGTATGGATAGCAATAAATGCCCTAAGTGTGGATACCCTATAAATATAGTATTTTAA